ccaaagacatgcatggtaggttgattggcatctctggaaaattgtccctagtgtgtgagtgaatgagagtgtgtgtgtgccctgcgatgggttggcactccgtccagggtgtatcctgccttgatacccgatgacgcctgagataggcacaggctccccgtgacccaaggtagttcggataagcagtagaagattgaatgaatgaatgaatgaatgaatgaatgaaatgattctGGTCTAATCCAGGTCTAAtctctaagaaaaaaaaaactaattggCATCGTCTAATTTACTGTTAACAAATAGGGGGAaaattttggttattttttatttttttgtagaacCCAGAACTATAGCTGTCATTAACAAACTTAATAACAGGTGTATTTTGAAAGTGATCAAAATTCACATGCTATTAGCTAGACGTTAAACCCAACATGTCCACTAGGAGTCACCCTGGATTATACAATCGCTCACTTTAACCTTTATCTTGATCGCCATCTGCTGGTCAATTTGTATAACGCTGCTAAAACATTACCAAACAGCTAAATTCTATTGATATCGAAAtaacaatagaataaaaaaacgcataattatatatacaaagtacatgattatatttaaaaaaaaaagtcttaactatatatgtatatattaaacggCTTATATTAGCAACAAGGAGAGTTTATCAGCTTgacttaaatattattttttagtctgttttattgcttttattgctttatagCACTTTTCAGTGTCACGGTGGCCGAgaggttaaggcgttggactcgAAATCCAATGGGGTTTCCCCGCACAGGTTCGAATCCTGTTCGTgacgatttttttttataaatccaATGGGGTTTCCCCGCTCAGGTTCGAATCCTGTTCGtgacgattttttttttattatttttttcaaacactatcatgtcattaaatattcttaaaatacaaaataatgaagTAATGCCTTCACCCATACTCAAAAACGACATTTTATGGATCATTACTGTAAATAATTCGATATTTTATTGTCAGCTGTGTGGTTGTCTTTATGTTCTGAAAGACACTGAAACACAATCACACTTAACAATAACGctgcttctgattctgataacaACATAACCAGGTATGTCATCCCAGGAGCACATCACAAATATTCTGTGTCTCTTTTAACACAAAACGATTCATTTTCGCGCAGATATTATTGTAACTTTATTTACGCGAGTACATAATATAATTCATAAagataatttatatatttgaatgCATGTAATCAAATCATATCACACAACGTCTGCGACAGTACGAGGAAACGGGAAGCGCGTGCGAGGGTATTTCCTTAACATGTGGGCACATTGGTTACTGTGAATTAACCAAATGTCCAGATCAGGGGTGTACACCAACGCATCTAGCAACGTCTTTGAGGTTTAAACGTGAGTTGCTCATatagttgtgtttgttttatcaaACGTATCACTGGGTCTAATTATCAATATATGGATTTGCTTTGACAAACAGAATACGTTGTCGAATCTGATTCTGTATGGCTCCCCTATGTGAAATAATGGTATGAACCGGCTTGTATAAAAGACGCAGCGCGCACACGTTGGCGTTGTTCTCAGGCTTTTGTTAGGGCGGTAGTGTGAGTTGAAATGTTAATGCGAGTCgatacgatttttttttttctccttctctcccccTTTTTTTGGTCGCGTTCAGGTTTTAATGTAATCGTATCACTATAAATGTCTCATAACCCATAGATCACGGGTTAAATCAGTGCAAAAGATCCATTGTCGAGTTTATTATGAACGCTCATCATGGCAGAGTTCTCACCAAAGAAAAGTTAGCTAGCTTCGCTTATTTAGGCTTGTTTTTCGCACTAACTTCGGCGTTTTTTAAGCCACGACAGCTGGAATTTGTACAGGATGTTCGTGTAGCTCCTTCACTTCACCTCCCTCAGTGTGTAGATACAGAAATGATTAGCGGAAATAACAACGCCGGCTAAATTTCAGCTGATTtccagataaaaaaaagcaaacacctGAACGGTTATATAGTTAATCAGCTGTACAGCTCAGTGATAACACGGACAGCGTTCTAAAGCTCggtataaacacttttttttttattatttttatttttttagctgaTTTGGGCTTAACTTCACTGACTTCCCATTTTGAGACACTATCCACTATTTCAGGTTTTATTATAACGCAAATTCTTGAGCAGGTCGAAAGAACGAATCCGTTTAAAACCAGTTTTAACTTCGACTCGAGTCGCTGTAACATTTTCCCAGCTccattatactgtatacgtGTATTCGGTTAGCTTAGCttcttagcttagcttagcgtgcactgtaacacagtgtagtgttagcattagcaccgttagcttctgtttcttcttcacctccctccttttttttcctcttttttttatttcccagcAATGTCGAATATTAACAACGACGCCATAAGTTTGATCAAAGACGTCAAACCGGGATCTAAGAACCTGAATATCGTCTTTATAGTTCTGGAGATCGGTAAGTTGTTGTGGTAAGATTTCCTCCCCTAACGGTTCGGTGTGCTACAGTCTGCTGCGCATGCGTGACAGCGTCTCTCAAAGTCTGTGCGCGTGGCTTCGGTTGTTCTGTGTTCCGAATGAAAAcgaggtgtgtttgttttccagGTCGCGTGACAAAGACAAAGGACGGACACGAAGTGCGCTCGTGTAAAGTGGCTGATAAGAGCGGCAGTATCGCCATCTCCGTCTGGGATGAACTTGGTAGCCTTATCCAGCCTGGAGACATCATCCGCCTTACACGAGGGTAAAAGCTTCTAAAGGAGCGAACGGAGACGCTTAAAGACAATAATTACAAGCAACAACTCTACTCTTCATATAGGGTCACGTGCTCAGACCTCACTTGTAGGAAGTGCATGCTGATATTTATCACctgtatatagttatatatgtataatgctCCAAGATGAGCATTGAAATTGAAAAAGCTTGTAAACTGTAATCAATGATGAATTGAATGCACAAGTCAGGTCACTCTTAACTGTAACAGTGCATCAGGAAGTGTGATGTTAGAATACACACCCTTCTCCAGCTGTTCAGGGGGAAATAATGCATTACAACTATTTCTTCTATACATATGTGGCACCTCAAGCCATCTATACATGTAAACTGTTAcaggtggattttttttgtttttgtttttttgcttttaacatATTGCACAGCCAAGGAGACTTAAACAAAGATGCTATGTATAAAATGAACACACAGCTGCATAATATGTAAAATACTTCTGCTAGAGAAACTGGCCAGTCAAATTTGGTGGTTTTAAATGTTCACATCCTGTTTTTACATCCTGACAACATATGACCGATATAAGACTTGAACATCCAGGTTTTAATTAATCTGTTATTTAGATAATTAGGGATCTTCAAACAGAAATCACTTGAAGGAACGGAATCAGGAAGCCCTGTTGTACAGAGGCGTGGATGTAAAACATGTTTCCTCATCTGTGAGGCTCAATCTTCCGACAGTACATCTGTGCAGGAGCCACTAATGAATACACATGTTGGTTATCTACAGTATTCAATGTTTTACcctttttgttttgtagttATGCGTCTATGTGGAAGGGGTGTCTTACATTATACACAGGCAGAGGTGGAGATCTGCAGAAAATTGGAGAGTGAGTAGCAAGATCTGGTTCTAAACCTAATCTTTGATCATCTGAACGGTTGGTGTTCAGTGTGGGGATTTATTCACCATTAAcgtttgtgctgtgtgttggtgtacaatatttaaaaacataggTTCTGCATGGTGTACTCGGAAGTACCGAACTTCAGCGAGCCAAATCCTGATCTGCTAGCCCAAGCCAACCAGCAGAACAAAACGGTAAGACTGAAACCACATCAAGGAGCATTCTCAACTGGTTCTCTTTTGAAAGCTTGATAAGTAGTCTAACAAACTGAAATTTATTGGATTGAAGTCTATACTCATCCAGTGAAGGAGAACTGAGGACTGATTTCACAGATCAGACATGATCTTTTGCTGAACTCATTTGAACTCTTCCCCTGAACTGGGACagggaactttttttttttttttttttttttttttttttttggttcagatATTCAAAGTGGCTTTTCATCTTTCCATCTAAATAGGGTAAAGACCAGCGTGGAAACTCCCCACCTTATCAAAACACACCACCTGTCCAAGCAGGTATGAAAACCAGTCAGTCGTGATATGATGTAGACAGTATGGTGTGCACAGCTGTTCCGCAGCAGACTAATACTGTGCTCCAAGAGGTTCTTGCAATTTTCTAAGAGATCAGAttcatttgaatgtttttgaaTGGCAGGAAACGGCACCATGCAGACGTATCCCAATAATGGCACCAATCCGCCAGCCAACTTCGCAGCTCCCGGTAGAGCGAACGGCCGTGTTCCTGGAAACGGCCCGCCACTGGTCACTGTAGGACAACCT
The genomic region above belongs to Tachysurus vachellii isolate PV-2020 chromosome 8, HZAU_Pvac_v1, whole genome shotgun sequence and contains:
- the nabp1a gene encoding SOSS complex subunit B2, yielding MSNINNDAISLIKDVKPGSKNLNIVFIVLEIGRVTKTKDGHEVRSCKVADKSGSIAISVWDELGSLIQPGDIIRLTRGYASMWKGCLTLYTGRGGDLQKIGEFCMVYSEVPNFSEPNPDLLAQANQQNKTGKDQRGNSPPYQNTPPVQAGNGTMQTYPNNGTNPPANFAAPGRANGRVPGNGPPLVTVGQPAPPKPSVTISNGRDPRRASKR